In one Kluyveromyces marxianus DMKU3-1042 DNA, complete genome, chromosome 4 genomic region, the following are encoded:
- the FAS1 gene encoding tetrafunctional fatty acid synthase subunit FAS1, with product MSSSARPLSLSHGSIEHVLSIPTTSFFTASQLQDQFHRQLPEVTEGFASDDEPTSPAELLAKFLGYVSSLVDVTTKGQFDDVLEIALSDFETNYLQGNDIHTLASRLLQSEDSTTTLEKVKELIKNYYNARVTAKKPFSKTDSALFKAVASGDAKLVSIFGGQGNTDDYFEELRELYQTYNCLISDVIKAAANTLGELVTRTDDTEKLYTQGFDILTWLEQPQKTPETEYLLSIPISCPLIGVIQFVHYALTARILNFTPGQLRDSLVGATGHSQGLATAVAIAEADSWESYFKAMEKTIKLLFFIGVRCYQVYPKTSLPPSMLEDSVENGEGVPTPMLSISNLTKDQVQDYVDQTNAHLPESKHIVISLVNGARNLVVSGPPQSLYGLNLTLRKAKAPAGLDQARIPFSERKLKFSNRFLPIVSPFHSHLLEPANALIEHDLAAAGVEFKASDLKIPVYDTFNGKDLRESKESIAQRVTYCITSLPVNWEETTKFQATHILDFGPGGASGLGVLTHRNKDGTGVRVIIAGALDTNPDDEYGFKQELFDITNNGLKFSVNWLEQFHPKLVKTKAGKVYVDTSFSRLLGRAPLLVPGMTPTTASTDFVAATINAGYHIELAGGGYFTAEGMTKAIEDVVSKIKKGYGLGINMLYVNPRMLQWGIPMIRELRERGYPIQALTIGAGVPSLEVAAEYIETLGLTHLGLKPGSIDAISQVIAIAKAHPNFPIVMQWTGGRGGGHHSFEDFHAPILQMYSKIRRHPNIYLIAGSGFGSAEDTYPYLTGEWSKKFNYPPMPFDGFLFGSRVMIAKETKTSPAAKQTIAACTGVPDSQWEQTYKKPTGGIVTVRSEMGEPIHKIATRGVMLWKELDDQFFTLPKNKLQAALDAKRDYIIARLNADSQKPWFATVNGEARDLADMTYEEVAKRMVELMYIKSVNRWIDVSLRNFTGEFLRRVEERFTKQKTVSIIQSFAILDEPEKALVKVFDAYPAAKEQFLNAQDIDYFLTLCQRPTQKPVPFVPVLDSRFEFFFKKDSLWQSENLEAVVDQDVQRTCILHGPVAAQFTNEVDQPIKTILDNIHEGHVNMLLKDYYGSDDSKIPVVEYFGGEEPEAVAYDSLESGNKVTYQASASTDVSTWFKLLAGTEKSWRSAFFSTPRVVQDSFLIENPAKKVFHPSDNMVVQIENADTPAKTVVTLLEPVQGEIKATATLRLVKDKLIQLDLIENRTMDGTPVALPLLFNYNIEDGFAPISEVTEGRNNRIKEMYWKLWLDEPFNLDFNPRETIKGGEFTISAKDISEFVHAIGNNCEDFVARSGRKMLAPMDFAIVVGWRVIIKAIFPNAVDGDLLKLVHLSNGYRMIPGASPLKEGDVISTSAVIKSVVNQANGKVVEVVGTLTRDGKPVMEVSSSFFYRGTYNDFEYTFEKIVEPLYKIDITSAKDSAVLRSKEWFQLDDEDTNLLGKTLYFKTETEVTYKNATVFSSVKCHGKILMELPTKETVEIGVVDYEAGESHGNPVIDYLNRNGSTLEQKVNLENAIPIAVRETQSPSTNEPYARVSGDLNPIHVSRHFAAYANLPGTITHGMYSSATVRALVETWAADNVSSRVRAYNCQFVGMVLPNTPLKTSIQHVGMINGRKLIKFETKNDADETVMTGEAEVEQPVSTFVFTGQGSQEQGMGMDLYAKSEVAKQVWDRADLHFKSTYGFSILDIVRNNPTELTIYFGGEKGRKIKENYTQMIFETIVDGEIKSEKIFKDITEETTSFTFRSPTGLLSATQFTQPALTLMEKASFEDLKSKGLIPAEAAFAGHSLGEYAALASLADVMSIESLVEVVFYRGMTMQVAVPRDELGRSNYGMVAVNPSRVSATFSQEALEFVVKAVSKKTEWLLEIVNYNVENQQYVAAGDLRALDTLTNVLNFVKIQKIDIAKLQETLSLEEVEGHLNEIVEEISKKSVAKPQPIELERGFACIPLRGISVPFHSSYLRNGVKPFKNFLMKNVTKENVKADRLVGKYIPNLTAKPFEITKEYFQDVYELTGSEKIKDILDNWEKIVNQ from the coding sequence ATGAGCTCATCTGCAAGACCTTTGAGCCTTTCACACGGCTCAATTGAGCATGTTTTATCCATCCCAACCACCTCTTTCTTCACTGCATCCCAATTGCAAGATCAATTCCACAGACAATTGCCAGAAGTTACTGAAGGGTTTGCCTCTGACGACGAACCAACCTCTCCTGCAGAATTGTTGGCAAAGTTCTTGGGTTACGTTTCTTCGTTAGTCGATGTTACTACAAAGGGCCAGTTTGACGATGTCTTGGAAATTGCCCTATCGGATTTTGAAACCAACTATTTACAAGGTAACGATATCCATACATTGGCTTCAAGATTGTTGCAATCTGAAGATAGCACCACCACTTTGGAAAAGGTCAAGGAATTAATTAAGAACTACTACAACGCCAGAGTAACGGCTAAGAAACCTTTCTCGAAAACTGATTCCGCTCTATTCAAGGCTGTTGCCAGTGGCGATGCCAAGCTAGTCTCCATTTTCGGTGGTCAAGGTAACACAGACGACTATTTCGAAGAATTGCGTGAACTGTACCAAACTTATAACTGCTTGATTTCCGATGTTATCAAGGCAGCTGCTAACACACTTGGTGAATTGGTCACTAGAACTGATGACACCGAAAAGCTTTATACCCAGGGCTTTGACATTCTAACCTGGTTAGAACAACCTCAAAAGACACCAGAAACCGAATACTTGTTGTCAATCCCAATTTCGTGCCCATTGATTGGTGTTATCCAATTCGTTCACTACGCTTTAACTGCAAGAATTTTGAACTTTACCCCAGGTCAATTGAGAGACAGTTTGGTAGGTGCAACCGGTCATTCCCAAGGTTTGGCTACAGCTGTTGCCATTGCCGAAGCTGATTCTTGGGAGTCATACTTCAAGGCTATGGAGAAGACTATCAaacttctcttcttcatcggtGTCAGATGTTACCAAGTCTACCCAAAGACTTCTCTACCACCATCTATGTTGGAAGACTCTGTGGAGAACGGAGAAGGTGTCCCAACCCCAATGCTGTCCATTTCTAACTTGACAAAGGACCAAGTTCAAGACTACGTCGACCAAACCAACGCCCATTTACCAGAATCCAAGCACATAGTCATTTCTTTGGTTAACGGTGCAAGAAATTTGGTTGTCTCTGGTCCACCACAGTCTCTATACGGTTTGAACTTGACTCTAAGAAAGGCGAAGGCTCCAGCAGGCTTAGATCAAGCAAGAATTCCATTCAGCGAAAGGAAGTTGAAGTTCTCTAACAGATTCTTGCCAATCGTTTCTCCATTCCATTCCCATTTGTTGGAACCAGCTAATGCTTTAATTGAACACGATTTGGCAGCTGCTGGAGTTGAATTCAAAGCATCAGACTTGAAGATCCCTGTTTACGATACTTTCAACGGAAAGGACTTGAGAGAATCTAAGGAATCAATCGCCCAGAGAGTTACATACTGTATTACCAGCTTGCCAGTTAACTGGGAAGAAACTACGAAATTCCAAGCCACCCACATTCTTGATTTCGGTCCAGGTGGTGCCTCTGGTTTAGGTGTTCTAACCCACCGTAACAAGGATGGTACCGGTGTTCGTGTTATTATCGCTGGTGCTCTAGATACTAATCCAGACGACGAATACGGTTTCAAGCAGGAACTCTTCGATATCACTAACAATGGTTTAAAGTTCTCCGTCAACTGGTTGGAACAATTCCATCCAAAATTAGTCAAGACTAAGGCTGGTAAGGTTTATGTGGACACTTCATTCTCCAGATTGTTGGGTAGAGCCCCATTATTGGTCCCAGGTATGACTCCAACCACTGCTTCAACCGACTTTGTTGCTGCTACAATTAATGCTGGTTACCATATCGAATTAGCCGGTGGTGGTTACTTCACTGCTGAAGGTATGACCAAGGCTATCGAAGACGTAGTTAGCAAGATTAAGAAGGGTTATGGTTTAGGTATTAACATGCTTTATGTTAACCCAAGAATGTTGCAATGGGGTATTCCAATGATCAGAGAATTAAGAGAAAGAGGTTATCCTATCCAAGCTTTGACTATTGGTGCCGGTGTGCCATCATTAGAAGTTGCAGCTGAATACATCGAAACTTTGGGTTTGACTCACTTAGGTTTGAAGCCTGGTTCTATTGATGCGATTTCCCAAGTTATTGCTATTGCCAAGGCCCACCCTAACTTCCCAATCGTCATGCAATGGACTGGTGGTAGAGGTGGTGGTCACCACTCTTTCGAAGATTTCCACGCTCCAATTTTGCAAATGTACTCTAAGATCAGAAGACATCCAAATATCTATTTGATTGCTGGTTCTGGTTTCGGTTCTGCTGAAGACACTTACCCATACTTGACTGGTGAATGGTCTAAGAAATTCAACTATCCACCAATGCCATTCGATggtttcttgtttggtTCAAGAGTGATGATTGCAAAGGAGACTAAGACCTCCCCAGCAGCTAAGCAAACCATTGCTGCATGTACCGGTGTCCCAGATTCTCAATGGGAACAAACTTACAAAAAGCCTACAGGTGGTATTGTCACTGTTCGTTCTGAAATGGGTGAACCAATCCATAAAATTGCTACCCGTGGTGTTATGTTGTGgaaggaattggatgaTCAATTCTTTACCCTaccaaagaacaaactTCAAGCTGCCTTGGATGCTAAGAGAGACTACATTATTGCTAGATTGAATGCTGACTCTCAAAAGCCATGGTTTGCTACAGTTAACGGTGAGGCTCGCGACTTAGCAGATATGACATACGAAGAAGTTGCAAAGAGAATGGTAGAATTGATGTACATCAAATCAGTTAACCGTTGGATCGATGTCTCTTTGAGAAACTTTACTGGTGAATTCTTGCGTCGTGTGGAAGAACGTTTCACTAAACAAAAGACGGTGTCCATTATCCAAAGCTTTGCTATTCTTGATGAACCTGAAAAAGCCTTGGTCAAGGTCTTTGATGCTTACCCAGCCGCTAAGGAACAATTCTTGAATGCTCAGGATATTGACTACTTCTTGACATTATGTCAGAGACCAACACAAAAGCCTGTTCCATTCGTTCCTGTTTTGGATAGCAgatttgaattcttcttcaagaaggaCTCTCTATGGCAATCCGAGAACTTGGAAGCGGTTGTTGATCAAGACGTGCAAAGAACTTGTATTCTACATGGTCCAGTTGCCGCTCAATTCACTAATGAAGTCGATCAACCTATTAAGACTATCTTGGACAACATCCACGAGGGTCATGTTAATATGTTGTTGAAGGACTACTATGGAAGCGACGACTCTAAGATTCCTGTTGTTGAATACTTTGGTGGTGAAGAACCAGAAGCTGTTGCCTACGACTCTTTGGAATCTGGTAACAAGGTGACTTACCAAGCTTCCGCATCTACTGACGTGTCTACCTGGTTCAAGTTATTGGCAGGTACTGAAAAGAGCTGGAGAAGTGCCTTCTTCTCAACTCCTCGCGTCGTTCAAGATTCTTTCCTGATCGAAAACCCAGCAAAGAAGGTTTTCCATCCATCTGATAACATGGTTGttcaaattgaaaatgCTGACACTCCAGCAAAGACTGTTGTTACTTTATTAGAACCTGTTCAAGGTGAAATTAAGGCAACTGCGACTTTGAGATTAGTCAAAGATAAGCTAATTCAATTGGATTTAATTGAAAACAGAACCATGGATGGTACTCCTGTTGCCTTGCCTTTGTTGTTCAACTACAACATTGAAGATGGTTTCGCTCCAATCAGTGAAGTCACTGAAGGCCGTAACAACCGTATTAAGGAAATGTACTGGAAGCTATGGTTGGATGAACCTTTCAACTTGGACTTCAACCCAAGAGAAACTATCAAGGGTGGTGAATTCACAATCTCTGCTAAGGATATTTCTGAATTTGTTCACGCAATTGGTAACAACTGTGAAGATTTCGTTGCTAGATCTGGTAGAAAGATGTTGGCTCCAATGGATTTCGCCATCGTTGTTGGTTGGAGAGTTATTATTAAGGCTATCTTCCCTAACGCAGTTGACGGTGACTTGCTAAAGTTGGTCCACTTGTCCAATGGCTACAGAATGATCCCAGGTGCTTCTCCATTGAAAGAAGGTGATGTTATCTCTACTTCTGCAGTTATCAAGTCTGTTGTTAACCAAGCTAATGGTAAGGTTGTGGAGGTTGTTGGTACTTTAACCAGAGATGGCAAACCTGTGATGGAAGTTAgctcttccttcttctacAGAGGTACATACAATGACTTCGAGTACACCTTCGAGAAGATTGTTGAGCCTCTTTACAAGATTGACATTACTTCAGCTAAGGACAGTGCTGTCTTGAGATCTAAGGAATGGTTCCAATTGGATGATGAAGACACCAACTTGTTGGGTAAGACTCTATATTTCAAGACAGAGACTGAAGTTACTTATAAGAATGCTACtgtgttttcttctgtCAAGTGCCACGGTAAAATTTTGATGGAATTAccaacaaaagaaactgTTGAAATCGGTGTTGTTGACTATGAAGCTGGTGAGTCTCACGGTAACCCTGTTATTGATTACTTGAACAGAAACGGTTCAACTCTCGAACAAAAGGTCAATTTGGAAAACGCTATTCCAATTGCTGTCAGAGAAACTCAATCACCAAGCACCAATGAACCATATGCTAGAGTGTCCGGTGATTTGAACCCAATTCACGTTTCTCGTCATTTCGCTGCTTACGCTAACTTGCCAGGTACTATTACTCACGGTATGTACTCATCCGCTACCGTTCGTGCATTGGTTGAAACTTGGGCTGCTGACAACGTTTCTTCAAGAGTTCGTGCCTACAACTGTCAATTTGTTGGTATGGTTCTACCAAATACCCCACTAAAGACTTCCATTCAACATGTCGGTATGATTAATGGTCGTAAGCTAATCAAGTTCGAAACTAAGAATGACGCTGATGAAACTGTCATGACTGGTGAAGCCGAAGTGGAACAACCAGTTTCAACATTCGTATTCACTGGTCAAGGTTCTCAGGAACAAGGAATGGGTATGGACTTGTATGCTAAATCTGAAGTTGCTAAGCAAGTTTGGGATAGAGCTGACTTACATTTCAAGAGCACATACGGTTTCTCCATTCTAGATATTGTTAGGAACAATCCAACTGAGTTGACTATCTACTTTGGTGGTGAAAAGGGTAGAAAGATCAAGGAGAACTACACTCAGATGATCTTCGAAACAATTGTCGATGGTGAAATTAAGAGTGAAAAGATCTTTAAGGACATTACCGAAGAGACCACCTCTTTCACCTTCAGATCTCCAACTGGTTTGCTCTCTGCTACCCAATTTACTCAACCAGCCTTGACTTTGATGGAAAAAGCTTCCTTCGAAGACTTGAAATCTAAGGGTTTGATTCCTGCTGAAGCTGCATTCGCGGGTCACTCTTTAGGTGAATACGCCGCCCTAGCTTCCTTGGCTGATGTCATGTCTATTGAATCATTGGTTGAAGTTGTGTTCTACAGAGGTATGACCATGCAAGTTGCTGTTCCAAGAGATGAATTAGGAAGATCTAACTACGGTATGGTTGCCGTGAATCCATCAAGAGTGTCAGCTACTTTCTCCCAAGAAGCTTTGGAATTCGTTGTCAAGGCCGTTAGCAAGAAGACTGAATGGTTACTAGAAATTGTTAACTATAATGTTGAAAACCAACAATACGTTGCTGCTGGTGACTTGAGAGCTTTGGATACTTTGACAAACGTCTTGAACTTCGTTaagattcaaaagattGATATCGCTAAGTTGCAAGAAACCTTGTCTCTAGAAGAAGTCGAAGGACACTTGAAcgaaattgttgaagaaatctCTAAGAAATCTGTAGCAAAGCCACAACCAATTGAATTGGAGAGAGGTTTCGCTTGTATTCCTTTGCGTGGTATTTCCGTTCCATTCCATTCCTCATACTTAAGAAATGGTGTCAAGCCattcaagaacttcttgatgaagaacgTGACAAAGGAGAATGTTAAGGCTGACCGTTTAGTTGGTAAGTACATCCCTAACTTGACTGCTAAACCATTTGAAATCACCAAGGAGTACTTCCAAGATGTCTACGAACTGACTGGTTCggaaaagatcaaagacATTTTGGACAACTGGGAAAAGATTGTTAACCAATAA
- the LOT5 gene encoding Lot5p, with protein sequence MMGEKQFCQLILTKPTIENITTVGQYELTQPRLKGVDLLHQSEIPILFGGGRDFLLGELGSVTEAVNALNAGLSPNPQSLILSDLFVLNSCVLIWFKEWERSLQIPYRNIVYHAVHKTDDSSQVDGHRLELLITVERDPIINELFPIPNRSIGQMHRLQADENVISTVELVLRPKYANFDRHYNEEVEDLFTFKEFGLNRGDTMVKNSYNAILTCMDFYPDEESLAEQQQQQQMQMYTQSQAQAQAQAQAQVQTQNVYVNSGVADDLDDDSTMDIYAQDGYDASMALQFYADQPVAGAKRRL encoded by the coding sequence ATGATGGGTGAAAAGCAGTTTTGTCAGCTAATTTTGACAAAACCCACAATAGAAAACATCACAACTGTGGGACAATATGAGTTGACACAACCAAGGCTCAAAGGTGTAGACCTATTGCATCAGAGTGAGATACCCATCTTATTTGGTGGTGGACGAGATTTCCTATTAGGGGAATTAGGTTCTGTAACGGAGGCGGTTAACGCATTGAACGCGGGATTATCACCAAACCCACAGAGTTTGATATTATCGGATTTATTTGTGTTAAACTCGTGTGTGCTAATATGGTTCAAAGAGTGGGAGCGCAGCTTGCAGATACCTTACCGGAATATAGTATATCATGCAGTGCATAAAACAGATGATAGTTCACAAGTAGATGGGCATCGTCTTGAGCTTCTGATAACTGTTGAGCGGGATCCAATAATCAACGAATTGTTCCCGATACCCAACCGATCGATAGGCCAAATGCATAGACTGCAGGCGGATGAAAACGTGATTTCCACCGTCGAGCTAGTCCTCAGACCCAAATATGCCAACTTTGATAGACATTACAACGAGGAAGTGGAGGATTTGTTCACTTTTAAGGAATTTGGATTGAACCGAGGCGACACCATGGTGAAAAACTCTTACAACGCTATCCTAACCTGCATGGATTTCTACCCGGATGAGGAATCGTTAGcggaacaacaacagcaacaacaaatgcAAATGTACACTCAAAGccaggcccaggcccaggcACAGGCCCAAGCCCAGGTTCAGACCCAAAACGTATACGTGAATTCCGGAGTTGCTGACGATTTGGACGATGATTCCACCATGGACATCTATGCACAGGACGGCTATGACGCAAGCATGGCGCTCCAGTTTTACGCAGATCAACCAGTCGCCGGAGCGAAACGAAGACTGTGA